TGGACATCTTGGATCCGCAGAAATTCACGCGAGCTGCCCTCCCGCCGGTGCGTCTCGCCACTGCCCTGGAAGCCAAGAAAAGTTTagaggaggtggaagcaggggaAGATGCCTGCTCGGGGAATCCAATCCGGGCACAGGAGACCCCTGGTAAGAATGTGAGGCGGTTTTAAGCCTAAAATggtatccgtgtgtgtgtgtgtgtgtgtgtgtgtgtgtgcactagaaAAGGGGATCCCTGCCTACTTGGACGATAGAGGTAGGGGCATGGCTGagattccaggacaggtatgcgCTTCTTTCCTGAACACCTGCTCAGTGGATGAGCGTCACAACTCTGCCTGGGTCACATAAAGTACAGCTCGGGCTCACAGATCTAACGGAAGTGTATTGTGCTCTCCACGTGCTAGAACCTGGGCGAGAAGTTGGGATAGAGGTTATGAAAATGCCTTTCAAGTATGCAGTGTCATTAACACCACTCCTATTTTATGTATGGGGCAATGTATGAGGCTATTTTATGTATGAGGCTAGGGCTTTCCCCAattaggtggtttttttttttttttttttttttcaactactCGGAAACACTTTCAGAGCCCATGCCTTCTCCTTTCCTGGACCCAACAGGGTCTGGGGGACGATAGAAAGCTTTTGGTGCTCTCTTCTAGACCTGTCCCCCTTATCCCTGAAGCTGATGGACACAAATGAAAGGGTTCCCGGAAAGTTCGTGGCTGGAAGAACTTAAGACAGCAGGACTCATGCTTATTGGGACGTGGACATGGGATTGATTATTTGGGAGAAGGGCTAGGGACTCAGGTCCCAGCGAAGGCAGTATGCAGCAcagttccctcttcctcctttctaagTTTGGAGGTGATTGTCTGGAGCCCCCGAAAGCCTCTGGTGGCCTGGCTTTGGTCCCGGTGGCGGGCCTGGATTAATTGTTTGGATGGTCTCTCTGTGGGGCCGTGCTCCCCTCCCCCTAACTCCTTGATCGATATTCTATTACTGGCGCCTGCATATCTCCTGCCCGCAGCTTGCAGGTACTGACTTCAAACCCCCTTTCCCTGTCTGATCCTAATATTGTTCGATTAAAACTTACCTTTAATAGATGACATCTATCGATCAGGCCTCGGACAAATCTGAAACTCTATTAACACGACTGGAGAGAGAAGATGGGAAAGGGGGAatttctcttttttgggggggaagggggtttAATAACTTCTTTTTTAATTGCTAGGAGTTGCACACCAACATAGGCTTCTAGGGACTAGGGGATTCAATAGTAAACGCACTTGACATTCCCTATCGTAAAGCGCAGCAGACTTTGCTTTTCGCGGCTTGATAAAGTCACTGTACTTTCTCGATACGATGTGCCATCCAACATGTACTTCTTGTGTGCCTACTTAATGGCAGATTTGTAAAGGGCAAGAGGACACTGTATTCCTGAATCTGCCCTCTAGGGTGTGTGGATTCAGAACCTAAGGGGGCAAAGTGGTGgagggggaggaactgggagttgGATCAAAGGCAAATCAGAGTGTTCTGGGGGGAAGACAAGAAGGTTTGGGGTGCCACTGGGTAGAGTTGTTACGGGTTTCTGGTCTCATCCCCTTCTCTTTTAGACCCGGTGGGCCGAGGCATTGACCCCGCATCCCCGGTGGAGGGTTCCGAggcggaagaggaggaggaagctgaggAAGCGGGCCGCGCGCAACAGCCAGAGCGCTGGCAGGAGGTCCACCCGCACTCTCCAGAGGCCCGGGCAGTGGCGGTGGGATCGGAGGAGAGCGGCACGGATGGCCTCCCGGCGTCCCCCGGCTCTCCCGGTTCCCCGCGGCCCCGACGCCGGCGAGCAGAATCCAGCTGCGCCAAGCCACGGCGCGCGCGCACTGCCTTCACCTACGAGCAGCTGGTGGCCCTAGAGAACAAGTTCCGAGCCACCCGCTACTTGTCGGTTTGCGAGCGCCTGAACCTGGCGCTGTCGCTCAGTCTCACGGAGACGCAGGTCAAAATTTGGTTCCAGAACCGCAGGACCAAGTGGAAGAAGCAGAACCCAGGGGCCGACGGCGCGGTGCAGGCGGGAGGTGGTGCGCCTCAGCCTGGGACACCCGGCGCGGTAGCAGGGGGCGGTGGCAGTACCACTGCCACTGGGAGTAGTCCTGGCCCGCCGGTTCCAGGTGCTCTGCCCTTTCAAACTTTCCCCACCTATCCTGCGGCGACCAACGTCCTGTTCCCTGCCGCCGCCTCCTTCCCGCTGACGACCGCTGCCACCGGGAGTCCTTTCACTCCTTTCCTTGGACCCTCCTACTTGACCCCTTTCTATGCTCCACACCTATGAATCCGGTACTACTGCTCAGTCAAAATTCACGAGTGATCAGTATGGTGACGCGGGTCCCCGCTTTACACAGGGATACTGACCGCCCCCTCCTGGTGTGCTGATGTCTGTGTGCCCCTTCCCCCCAGTTGCTGGTGACGCCACCAGAGGGCGAGGAGAAGCCACCTGCTGGACTACAATCACACAAGCCACCAAGGGGTCGGGAAGGTGTCCAGCCTCTGGACCTCATTCTTCGCTTTCATTTCCTTGGAGGGCTCTGTTTTAAAAGTTTGTCTGGCTAATACGGGTTCTCAGGATGGGGACCGGAGGGAGCCAAGATGCCCTGGGCACCAGTTGCTAGCACCAAGGATTGAATCTTTAAAGGTGGCAGAACATACAAAGAAGTAACTTTCCTTCTTGGCGGTGGAAGTGGCTCAACACAGTACTCCCTGAACAAAGCCAGAGCAAGAGGAACCCAAAGCAGACTCAGCTTTTGAGTGGGCTGGTTTCAAGATGCATGACTCAGCATTTCTAGATCTTCATTTGAGacccagacttgagccagttaaCTACGTTAACTACTACGCAGCTTGCTCTTCAGAGAGCCAAGACCTACTTTTTTTCTTCAGACTCCACTTGTGCCCCGAAGTTGTTCAGCGCTGTACCTAGACTGACCCAGAAAAGTCACAACTCTGTTGCCTCACAGATTCTGAGAACAGCTTGGACAGACCACAGCTGTGCCCTAAATGCACAAAAAGGACAGTAAAGGGAGCGATGACCCAAGGGCTGAGCCGTTGTGATGTGCAGTGCTTGGTGCCCATCTCTCGGTCCTGCGACACCTTCACAGACTTCAAACTGACCAGCTGGAGCAAAAGCAAGCTCCAGTAACAGGCACTGCAGGCAAGCATTTGACTATAGTTCTGAAAGCACAAACGCAACATTTTGATAACTTGAGATTCTGACTTGAAAACAATTCTTGTTCTAAatagatccccccccccccccacacacacacacacttcatgatGGGGAAGAAGCAAAAGTTGTAAGGGGCCGGGAAAGAAATACTTGCCAAGTGTAAGGAGTTATTGTGGAGGCCAAAACCTTGTTGGGAATGGGCTCAAGGGTACATGTGTTCTAACTGCTGCTTTCTCtgttaaaacaaagcaaaggtaCTCTGTaaagtcccctcccccacaacctCCCAATTTGGTTTGAAGTACTCACCAGTTTtctgtgttgtttggttttgtagtCACACACCTCAGAGATCCCAGTGAGCCATCTACcctattttgtgttttgtctttactTTTTTAGTGGTTTGATGGCAACCAATGcaaaaatgaataatatatttcttcctattattcCTTGGTAGCCTGTACCATTAAAAATTAAAcgtgctgggcaatggtggtggatgcctttaatcccagcattcaggaggcagaggcaggtggatcttgtgaatttgaggccagcctggtctacagagctggttttagaacatccagggctacacaaagaaaccctgtcttgaagaacatagaacaaaacaaaacaaaaatttaaacctAATCATCAATAGCTTTAAATTAAACATATACATTGGAATTATGAACATTATAATCTTGAAATAATTCACTTTATTATTATGAGGAATGATAGGAAAATATCCCTCCTTTCTTCTACCTTAAATGAAGCTTTCATGTTCTGGGACTGTTAAGATTTCTGAGTATGAATTACATCATTGTATAACTGATAATTAGATTCTTTTCCTTCTAGTCTGAAGGATAATTTCTCTGAACACTGTATTGTAACTTCTCAAAGGACAGCTGGTACCAGATGAGATTAGAAATGAAGTTACTACAGCATAGTTTTTTTCACCGTGTGTGACAATAACCATACTTTCAATGACTACTTGTTCTCAACAACAACATCCATATCTGTGAACAGAGAACTTCAAATATGCAAAGATCtgaaaaaagaggtcaaaggtctATACTAAGTGGGAATCTGTACCCTCTCAGGTACCAGAATCACAGGCTTCAGAGGAGGTGGGGGCCCAGCCTTGTGCTGTCATTATGGAAATTCTTCATCATTCCACATGTTGCCAGAGCAATGCTGGAAATGTGTGACTTTGGACATATTACAAGGCCCAGTAACGTTTCAACTAACTCCTTAGACACGTTTCTATTGATGTGCTGGCCTAATAAATTCTATTTGTAATCATTTTTGATTAATTATTCCTTATTATTAACAAAAGTTCTAACAGTTTTATAATCATCAGAgaatatgtgatgtgtgtgtttgtatatgtgtgtttgtgtgtgtgcacgctccACTTCTACTAGCTAACACAGATAATGACAATAATACTTCTTTATAGAGCCACACTAGATGTACATTTGTAAGTAATTTTTACATGGCTGTTCTAGCAAAAGTAATGCATAGTTGAAAAGTTTTAATTTCTGTCCTACTTTCTAAATCAATACCTGCCCATCAGGTTTCTAGGACATTAGTGTCCCAACCTTACTTCACAAATTCCTAATACTCTACTCCCAACCCAAGAGCCTGATGATGGATGCCATCTAAAAGTCTAACCATTCACTGGCCAGAGATTTCTATGGGTAAAAGTGACAGCTTTTGGTTCTTTCTAGAAACCATGTAACCAGGGAGCCTTTTTAAAAAGAGCAAGTAAGGAACACTTCTCGTGTTAAGAGAATCCCAGTACCCActccgccccccccccttttttttcattttgtaggaAGGGAATGAAAGTGTCACTATGGGAGATTTACCTGTCAAGAAGAtctctgtgtaaaccaggctggcctaggaaTGGAACCCTCAAAATCACTGTGATTTTCAATCTGTATGTCTGAGCTTTTTTAGAAATATCGTCAACCAGGGTAGGTAgcatacacctgtaattctagcacttgggaggctgaagtaggaggatCACCATGAATTCAAGTTTAGGCTGGGCTGTttcaggccatcctgggctacagggtTAGACCTATCTCCAAAACGAACAAGAAAAAACCATCTCTCAACTGCCTAGGATTTGCTACCATTGGGAGAGTAACACCAGAATTTCAGTAAGTGCTGGATACACTTAAGAGGGCATTGACAGTACCCAGTCTGTTACAAACATTCAGTGAATTCAAGGAGATTCAAATGGAGCTCCTCAGAACTAAGGAAAGCTTGCAAGTGCCAAATGCAGGCAGACAAGAAGACACAAGTTCCCTCAGGCTCAAGAAAGCATAATTTAAACCATAGCCTCTTACCCTAGGATTTAACCCTAGGATTTAAGGCACCCCAGTCCTCCATGGAAACATGACTTTGACAGATTGGtgtctgtgcctctgtttcctcagGATAATATCTCTTACAGAAGGTAATCTTGGAAATTCATATGGGAAGTACTTAGCTAGAATGATGTCATTATAGCTGAAACAGACTTAAGAATTTTTAGACCTAGGGgaagggatgtagctcagtggttagagggGTTGTCTAGTAAATGTGAGGTTTGAGGGTTTAGCCCCTCATACGGATCTGCCTAATTCCCACCATTTGTTTACAAAatacttgtttatttactttgttgTATAATGAACATCCAGGAAAAAATGAATATAGAAGATATGTAAACACTGGAGTTgttgaaaaaaagatttatttttattttatgtgaatgaatgGTTCATCTAAATGGATGTCTATAAGCCACATGTGAgtggtgcccatagaggccagaaaagggcatcagacccctggaactggggttttAAACAGCTGTAAGCTGTCatgagctgggaatcaaacccagttcctctggaagagcagaaagtccttatttatttatttatttatttatttatttatttatttatttatgttttttttgagacagtagccctggctgtcctggaactcactctgtagaccagggtggcctcaaactcagaaacctgcctgcctctgcctcccaagtgctgggattaagggcgtacgccaccactgcccggcttactttttttttttttaaagatttatttatttattatatgtaagtacactgtagctgtcttcagaagagagagtcagatctccttatggatggttgtgagccaccatgtggttcctggggtttgaactcaggaccttcagaagagcaatcagtgctctttaacagctgagccatctctccagatccagaAAGTACTCTGAACAATtgaacccagcctggtctacagagtgagttccaggacagccagggctatacagagaaaccctgtctggggggggggggggggaagaacaaatccaaaaaaaccaaaaacaaaaaacaactgaaCCATCTCAACAGGCCACTACctcttcaccctcctcctcatcaGAGTCTCATATAGCCTGTGCTGACCTTGAACAAACTATGTATGCAAGGATGACTCTGAACTTCTTTTAATTATAAAGCGAGACTCACACAGTCTATTCTATTTCAATGTGCTCGGTCTGGCTTCTTTTTGCTCAACATTTTTAGTGTCGTCCATGTTGCTTTGGGTAGCTATAGTAGATATTTCACATTTGTAACTGTTGGTGATTTGCATAGATTGACTGCTTCAACTTATCCATTCTACCATTACTGGGAAACTGCAAACGTTCCAATTTGAGGCCGTCATGACAGACAGGGCTCTGGACCTGTCCTTTGATACATGTAACATCATGTTCCCTGTGGTAATACCTCTAAGGTTGGAGTCCCTGGGTATCTATATACACAGTCTAGATTTAGTAGAAATCACTGGGTCTTCCTCTGTGGGTGAAAcaaatttcatttcttcctgtaGTGACTGAGCACTTCTGTAATCATCAGACACccattgctttgtttttgttagtcCTGGATATTGACCTAGAGTCTCATGCACACCAGACAAGGACCCTGAAAGGATGACATAAATCCCATTTGTATCCATTTAAGGACCAGGCTTAATTTCCAAAAGAAGGTCATTAAGACACCCGCTCCAGGCACAGACCATAAAATTCAAAAGCAAAGTCATAAAACTCCACCTCCCGAAGAACAGCCTGGGGATAGCCACAAGAATGGGGAAATAGTTTATCTCAGGATGGGCCAACTGTGCTGGGCAATCTTATCTCATCCTTTGGTTAAACTTTCAGGACATTGTAGGAATGCAGACCAATGACCACCTGTGACCCCCTAGCATTcaccaatgaaattttaaattatctaatccttctagagagttccccCATTCCCTATAAGAGGGCCTGTGCACCTTTGTCTATGGTTGCCATTTCAAagaatggtacacacacacacacacacacacacacacacacactcactcacacccTATGCTGGTTGTTTCTGTAGAACAAATGCTCTGCCTTTGCATAATATCTGAGTCTAggggtcttccttcagcaagTTTTGGACTCTTACGCTCACTCCTACCACTCTGGATTGcctttttttccttcatt
This portion of the Apodemus sylvaticus chromosome 1, mApoSyl1.1, whole genome shotgun sequence genome encodes:
- the Nkx1-2 gene encoding NK1 transcription factor-related protein 2, which encodes MLAWQDGGAKAAPSHPSHKISFSVLDILDPQKFTRAALPPVRLATALEAKKSLEEVEAGEDACSGNPIRAQETPDPVGRGIDPASPVEGSEAEEEEEAEEAGRAQQPERWQEVHPHSPEARAVAVGSEESGTDGLPASPGSPGSPRPRRRRAESSCAKPRRARTAFTYEQLVALENKFRATRYLSVCERLNLALSLSLTETQVKIWFQNRRTKWKKQNPGADGAVQAGGGAPQPGTPGAVAGGGGSTTATGSSPGPPVPGALPFQTFPTYPAATNVLFPAAASFPLTTAATGSPFTPFLGPSYLTPFYAPHL